The DNA window ctgtttctcaggtagttgtttacattatataatatattgtgttcagtacacgtcactacaatgtgatttcaGAAATGTATAAATGTACGAACAACAGGCTCTTCTGCGGAAATTTCTTGTCATCAGTAAACAACGATTAGGGATCAGTATAGTATTCAATAGcaggaccctgcacgtcaattctcgacgccaggggggtaccctgcgcgtcgataagtgaagcagagggagcctgaccatgcgtcacacatttgacgagttgggagtgagaacgtgttgctCAAGCAGGTAGCATGTGAGACTCAGACAGAGAAACAGTAAAACAGCGCAAGGAAATGAGAAAAATGAGGGTTTGAATACACACAGATAATTAGAGAAAGAGACACAGCTGGTGAAACAAGGGGCAGGTGAATGGAATCAACTAACAAGCAAGAGGGGAAGaaaactgaacataatgcacaAGAAACAAGAGACTATGAAAATAACACACTGCAGCTTCACATAAATAAGGTGTGGTTTATTCCCTACATTCAGGTTGAGAGGTGATGATGTTGTTGCTTTGATTGCACAATCCCAcgaaacagtatataaaatataaaaaatatatcagcTGTGACTAATCTAATTGCATATTATAAAAAAATTGTAGTTTGTAGGTGCAGGTAGTGCTGTTTGCGTAGTCACTCATTTAGACCAGGTTGATTCTGTCCTTTTGCACTTAAAATTGCTTAACTAGGTAACTAAATAAATACTGCACATGAGACAAGTGTCTGTATTTACATTTGGACTATCCATTTCAAActgcaaaatgttttaatttaaatgaatcaCAAAAGTGTTAAACTAAGATTTGCGGCAACTTGAGTAAGCAGGCATGACTGTGATCTTTGCAGTTATGACTGTTAATTTATTTGGAAAGTGTAAATGGCACATTCAGAACCAGGTGACCATTTTACGTGGCTGGATGGGTATCTGGACAGAGATAGTGCAATCTAATTCTTTAtgattcctccacagagtggaccaggagagctcagaggttcccactggtcagcagtgttgggcaagttactttgaaaaagtaattcaattataggtactagttacttcttcaaaaaagtaactgagttacaatattctaaaagtaattaattacttgaaaagtaactattgcattactttaaaaaaaacatttaaccctctggggtccagggtataattgcccatttttaactacttttgattttccctccacattttacctttaaaaactatttactttgccttgtttggtatcatccttttcagcacaacctcacgtgtctgaatttacagtcatgttttcattttgacatactgtattaacacaattgatatAAAAttagacaaaaaccataaaatcagagtagaaaaagttatattttttactgtaacaaccacaaacatctttaatgaatcatatttcataactttaaatgcaaatataaaattgtcaattttaaaatcctatgcacaagttttgcaaacaaagttatttgcatccatttaccttttacccttttttaaaataatcatttcaaactatttacagaacaatcaactgttctgcattcaataagatgccacacaaattattagtgccactccaaaaaaataatttgttcactataaaggagaacatcacagcctgatacctgcaggtctgacagcagcaggtgtatcactcctgtttctacctggagacagcagtcgcctcattgttctgacacacaacacaaaactatccacaacactacacactaactacacaagacaacacattaactacacactccaaacacgctaaacgtcacaaatctctctctttctgctctctctttctctctctctctttctctctctctctctcgccgtcactcctaaaacttcccctgtttttttttttttgctcataagcagagactgcttgctagcgctaacgtgacgaaactattgaggaaaaaacgccgcgtatatattgtttatcgtgactctggttttacgtggcctatcaacacaatttaaaaactggtatatatcaccttgttgctttgtctttaagtggtcatgtgattggcttaccacgactactttattcttcctcagtcaaacagcagcacttatgcgattgttttgcccccttagctccaggtgttgtgctagacagtgattgtgattgccgtccgcgggagcgcgcagctgcttaaagctgtagcatccagattacttacgtagtcagctacttccgtgcaactgatataagatgcggtaagctgaacacagcttcaaccgtctgtttgttgaaaaatagtaacagaccgcattttcttgttagtaactgtaacggcgttgtaacgataggaatagtaattagttagattactcgttactgaaaaaaataacgccattagtaacgccgttacttgtaacgccgttattcccatcactgctggTCAGTCTGACCAGCAGCATCTAACAcacctggactccatatttatggtctgtacatgtacaacaactactttcacatctattctgttcacagtcatctccatgctgccctttgtagaccagtggattgtcagtgtgtccaacatgaatctgatgtttggctccacgatttcagtctgattgggtcattcataaagtattctgttccagctgctggaggacaacatcatcacttttgtgaagaacgagctgaagaagatccagaaggttctgagtcTAGATTACAAAGACAGTGAGATGGAGGATGAAACAGTATTGCATTGTGAAAATGAAGAGcagtggaggagcagcagagaggcagtTCTGAAAATCACAGTAAACTTCCTAAGaagaatgaagcaggaggagctggttGACCGTGTGCAGAGCAGTAAGGATTTCTCTAAAGATTTTCTTTTGCTGAATAAATGAAACATTTACTAATATATCAAAAGATGGACCGACATGTATTGAAATGCTAATGATTTAGGGCAATAAAATCATTGCCTGAACTTTATAAATACTTAGTTTATATCTTTGGTCTGTTGTTCTTTTAGGAACTCCCAGCAGAGTTCGTCAGCAAAACCTTAAATAtaagctgaagaagaagttccagcgTGTGTTTGAGGGAATTGCTGAAGCAGGAAAcacaacccttctgaatcagatctacacagagctctacatcacagagggagggactgaagaggtcaatgatgaacatgaggtcagacagattgaaacagtatccaggaaaccagacagaccagaaataacaatcagacaagaggacatctttaaagcctcaccaggaagagatgaaccaatcagaacagtcctgacaaagggagtggctggcattgggaaaacagtcttaacagaGAAATACACCCtcgactgggctgaagacaaagccaaccaggacgtccagttcatatttccattcactttcagagagctgaatgtgctgaaagaggaaaagttcagcttggtggaacttgttcatcacttctgtTAAAAGTCCGCTTGTTCACTTTAACTGTTTAGACTACGttacccatgatgcacctcggtatcTGTACTTCCGGTTGGGAACGTGTTCAGCGCAGTTCTGCACAGATGAGAGGTGTGTCGGAGGAGTCGGAGGATTAACGTTTTTCCTTgcattcctgtgtgtgttgaccCTGTGTGCGTGCTTATCATGTGAGTATTATAAGAAGAGAGGGATGATTGTTTGACTCTATCTGTGTAATCTGCTCTGTGTAATTTGCTACGTAAGAAGCTAGTCCTGTTGCTATCGCTAAGCTACGTTGTTGGCCTACTACAGGCAGCCTTGGTTGCAGCTGATACCTCATTTAATATACGACCTACTGTGCAGCATTGTGGTTGTAGGTGGATGTAACTACTTACTATGTTTATTACCTGAATCGTTGTAATCTGTAGAGGTCCTGTTTGCCAATGTATATACTAATTAGAAATTCATTTATGGTCTTAGGGTGCCATCTAGTGGCCATGGGGTTATGGCAGACTATATAACATTCCGCTGGAAACCCACACTACTGCAGAAGCAGTACACTGGTATTCATAAATGTTTGTTCTTTCTGTTTACAGATgaccacacacactcatatacaCTATCACACTCCCTTTACCTGCATGTGAATGCTGTAATGCAATCGCCTCCCCACCAAAGCTGTGCACCCTGTTGATGTCATCTGCCTCCTCCTTATTAAAGTTACTTGAACTACGTCACTGTGGAGTGCCATTCCTTCTGACCGAGGACGACTCAGTTGAAGCGTGATCGGCAATCAGTGCAAACATATATTACaagtggtccttcgagccggatttGCCTTGGCTGAGTTAATGAGATGGCAAACCCTCAGGATAGAGGTGCATCGAGTAGCCCACGTCCAAAGCGGGAGAAGAAACTTCCGGGACATCTGGTGGACTATGAGCACAATCTAACTGAGCCATCCAAGTCATCTAGAGCTCCAAGTAGTTCAAGCAGCTCCGACtatgaagaggaagagagatggCAGAAGATGGAATCAGTCTGGAACAGTGTCCTCCAACACATGACTCAACTGCAAGTATCTATGGAGGAAACTCGTGGTACATTACTGGAGCGGGTGGAGCGTTTGGAGCAGGCTTCCAAACCTGGCAGTCCTCTTCCCCCAGAAACAGGAGCGTTAGAACAACGCCAACATATTTCCTCCATAACACAAGCTCCACCGCTACAACCTAGCAGTGAGGTGTTACATGAGACCACAGAGCCACTAACTGTGCCAGTAGTACCCTCAGAGCAGGACACCACAACACCTGTGAACATGCTGACGCCAGTGGCAACGTCTGCTCCATCACCGCCTCGTAAAGTGAGCCTTCACACTCAGCCAGTGCTGCACCCTGCCACTTATGTAGCTGCATCGACGCCACTCAGGAGACCTGAACGATGCACTGCTGAACCCTTCTCATATCAGCAATCGGAACATCATCTCCTTATGGGCAGGCCAGACCGGATGCAGCTATTACATCCTGCAGCCCCAGCTGATCAGCCACTACGACGTGCTCATCTTTCAGCACACCAGCTATCACAGCCTGTAGACCCAGTGAGTCTGTGGCAGACGTCACATCCTGCTGCTCCCGTCTTCCAAGCCAGACATCCAGCTAATCCTGTGTACTTGCAGCAACCACCACATCCTGCTGATCCTACCTACCAACCTTCACGTCCACCAGAACTTGTGACCCAGCCATCACAGTGGGCAGAAGCTCATCACCCTGTGCCCCGCATACTGCATCCTGAAGCTTTGCCTGATCCAGCTGGCAAATACTATGTTCCTTATCCCTCAGGAAGTAACTATTCATCATCTTCCGCTGCTGAACACCATAATCCACAGGTGGCCACAACTTCCCCGGCAGGAACACCTCTACCAAACCTGATGGAGATGATGGTGGCGTCTTCATATGGCATTCCAAAGCCTAAGCTGGTGATCTTCAGGTCGGGCAGAGAGAGTGACTTCGCCTTATTAAAGAAAGGGCTGGACAGCACCTTAGGGCCACATTCTCATCTGGGAGAAGATTACAAGTATCAGGTCCTCCTAGATCATCTAGAGCATCCCAGCGCCCTACAGGTAGCCAAGCGCTACATTCATGACCGCACTCCCTACACTAGTGCAATGAGGGCGCTAGAGCAGAGGTATGGACAGCCAAGGCAGTTAGTCCAAAGTGAGCTTAGCACTATATTAAACTGCCCCCCTATTAGAACCGGAGACTCTCAAGCTATTGAAGACCTGTCCCTGTCTGTGTCCAGCCTGGTCGGGCTTCTCAGTACCATGGATGAAGTAGCAGCCAGTGAGCTCCATTGTGGTTCACATGTGGACAGACTGCTTACCAAGCTCCCCCTGAACTACAGAGACAGCTTCATCGAGTACTGTATCACCCGGGGGATCATCCGCACTGGGAGCAGCCGAACATACAATATGTACGACTTCTCAGAATGGCTCGAACGGAAATCCCAAGTCCTTCAGCTGTCCAGACAAGCCTCCCAAATGCCCCCTGACAGGTCACGTCCAGAGAAGAACCTACTCAAAGCCTCAGCAGGGCTCAAGCCACACAACAAATCTGCTTCCATCTACTACGGCCCAAATCCACCTCAAGCCCAGCTAAGACAGGAGGTAGAATCTACAGCTCCAGATCCAACAGTCCAACCAAAGAAGAGACAGAAGTTCAAACCTTATTGTCCATACTGCGAGGGGACAGAGCATTATCTGAATGGCTGTGATGGATTCAAGAGGCTAGACCTCAAAGCTATGGCTACCTGGATTACAGGGAAGGCCAAATGTTGGCGCTGTGGCCGTAAACATTCTCCAGAGCAGTGTACACTGAAGAAGCCGTGCAGCACCTGTGGTGACCAGCATTTGTCGGTGCTCCATGACCTGGTTGAGGCCAAGAAGCGGGACCCTAACATACTAACTGTGAGTACTAGTATGGTCTACCTAGACTATTCAAGTCACTCAGGTCGTGTTATGCTTAAGGTAGTGCCCATCCAACTACATCATGGTGGCAAATCTCTGGACACATTCGCCGTACTTGATGACGGCTCAGAGAAGACTGTTGTGCTTCCTGCGGCAGTTAAATCTCTAGGTTTGGAACAGCAGGAAGCAACACTCTCACTAAGAACTATCCGTCGAGATGTAATCCAGATGAAGGGAGGCTTTGTCTCATTTCAGGTGTCACCAAGGGCTAAGCCTAAAGTGAGGTACAAAGTAACACATGCCTTCACAGCCGACCAGCTGAGTCTAGCTACTCAGTCATGTCCAGCTGACCAGCTGAAGAAGAAGTATCTTCACTTGCAGAAAGCCCAGATTGAAGGATTCAACCAGGTCCAACCTTTGGTGCTGATTGGCTCAGATAACGCTCATCTCATCACCCCTGTCCGTCCTGTCCTTCGGGGGTCGTCCAAAGGGCCGGTAGCCGTCTGCACCAAGCTCGGATGGGCCATCCAGGGGCCGGCCAGTAGTATGCCTACATCTGAGGGGGACCTGCAGTGCCTGAACATGTGCCTTTCTCCTGCAGAGACCTTGCATCAAGATGTGAAGCGTTTGTGGCAACTAGATGCTTCCCCCTACAGGACAGAGAAGGAGGTCACACGGTCAAAGGAGGACAGAGAGGCGTTAGCTATGTTGGAAACAAAGACCATCAGAGTCCCAGTAGATGATGTCGAGAGATACGCCACTCCGCTGCTGAGAAGAAGGGACTTTCCACGGATGAGTGTCTCTCCTGAAGCAGTAAAAGGCCTCCTCAGATCTACCGAACGTAAGCTGGCCAAGCATCCTGATCTGACTCTCACATACAGCCAGGAGATCCACAGGTTAGTGGATTCTGGTTATGTTGTGAAGCTGAGCCCAGAAGAGACACATAGCTCTTCCGAGTCATGGTATGTACCCCACCACATGGTGCATCACAACAATAAGGCTAGGGTGGTCTTCAACTGTTCATTTGAGTTTCAGGGGACCGTCCTGAACCACTACCTCTTACCAGGACCTCCCTTGGGGCCCACTCTGCTGGGGGTATTACTCCGCTTCCGCCAACACCCTGTGGCCGTGAGTGGAGATATCAAAGCcatgtttcatcagattcggcTGCTCCCAGAGGATTGTCCTCTACTGCGGTTTCTGTGGAGGGATTGTGAAACTGACCGGCCCCCAGACGTATATGAGTGGAGAGTTTTGCCCTTCGGCACGACATGTAGCCCCTGTTGTGCTATTTTCGCCCTACAGAGACATGCAAGGGAGCACGAAGACACCCACAAGGACATCTGTGACTCTGTCCACACAGCCTTCTATGTGGATAACTGTTTACAGTCCCTGTCCAATCCAGAAGAGGCAAAGCAGCTCATCGACCGAATGAGAGATTTACTCAGTCAAGGAGGATTCGAGATACGTCAGTGGGCGAGCAACGTGCCCGAAGTAGTTGCTCACCTGCCCGCTTCAGCTAGATCAGAGAGCTGCGAGCTTTGGTTGAACTTCAAAAGTCTCGACCCACAAGAGTCAACATTAGGACTCAGCTGGCACTGCCCTACAGATGTCCTGGGATATAAGCACCGCCCTATAACCTACTCCACGGTCACGCTGCGCAATGTGTACAAGGTACTAGCTACCCAGTATGACCCCCTAGGTTACATTTGTCCCTACACTACAAGGGCCAAGCTGATTGTACAGGCCCTGTGGAGCACCGAGAGAGGATGGGATGAGCCCATCGAAGGGAATCTACTACAGTCCTGGCTTGAGTGGGAAGGTGAGCTGTCACACCTTCAGCATGTCACCATTCCCCGCTGCTATGCTCCTCCTCACAACTCCAGCAATGTGACATACGAGGCTCACATATTCTGTGACGCATCAGAAAAGGCTTATGGGGCTGTGGCTTATCTTCGAGTAATCGAGCAACAACTGCCCATCGCCACATCATTCCTGTTGGCTCGTTCCAGAGTGGCCCCACGCAAACAGGTGTCAATGCCCCGGTTGGAGCTTTGCGCAGCACTCACAGGAGCCCAGTTGGCCAGAGTACTCCAGACAGAGCTCACCATCCGCCTGCAGTCGATCTACCTGTGGACAGACTCTACAACGGTGCTGCAGTGGATCCAGTCTAGTTCCTGTCGCTATAAGGTATTTGTGGGGACTAGAATTTGTGAAATACAGGAGCTGACATCACCTGAACAGTGGCGgtatgtgacctctgacctcaatcCCGCTGATGACATCACCAGAGGGAAACATCTCGCCGACCTAACAGTCCCCAATCGTTGGTCACATGGTCCACCCTTCCTGTCACAAACTGCTGACACCTGGCCTAAGTTGCCAACAGAGTTCCCGGCATGCAGTGAGGCAGAGCTCAGGAAGACTGCATTCTGTGGGCACGCCTCGGTATCCCCGACCTTACCGGATCCAACACAGTATGCCACACTAGATGAGCTGATTGCTGCTACACATCGGATCCTACACGGGGCGGCCGACACTCCTATTACAGCAGCGGAGCAGTTAGAAACCAAGACCATGCTGCTTCGCTCGGCTCAGACTGACAGCTTCGCAGAGGACGCCAAAGCCCTCCAGATCGGTCACCCAGTGCGCTCAGACAGCCGTCTTAGCGTGCTGTCCCCTGAATATGAAAGTCTGACCGGTCTCATCAGAGTCGGAGGCCGTCTCCGTCGAGCCGCCGACTTAGATCCAGACAGTATTCATCCCATTGTGTTAGCAGCTGAACATCCCCTGACGAAGCTCATCATAAAAACTTATGATGACCAGCTCCTTCATCCAGGTGCAGAGAGGCTGTTTGCGGAAATACGGCGCACCTATTGGATTCTCAGAGGACGTCAAGCCATTAAGAAGCACCAGCACCAGTGTGTGGACTGTAGGAGATGGCGCGCCTCACCTTCTACACCCAAAATGGCTGACTTACCTTCATCACGGCTGAGACTCTATAAGCCCCCGTTCTGGTCAACGGGCGTAGACTGTTTTGGGCCGTACACGATAAAGATAGGTCGTAGAAGAGAGAAACGCTGGGGAATTATCTACAAGTGTCTTACAACCAGATGCCTGCACCTTGATCTCCTCCCTAGCCTCGACACCGATTCCTTCCTTATGTCATTACGGAGATTTATCGCACGCCGAGGGAAGCCGTACGAGATGTGGTCTGATCGAGGGACCAATTTCAGAGGTGGTCACAGAGAACTCCAAACGGCGTTTGAAAACATGGAGCCTGACCTCAAGCAGCAACTAGCCAAGCAGACTATCAACTTCTGCTTCAATCCCCCACACTCTCCTCATTTCGGAGGAGCCTGGGAAAGGGAAATCAGAGCAGTGAAGTCAGCTCTGCAAGTAGTCCTGAAGGACCAAGTGGTAGCTGAAGAAGTCCTACTTACCGCTCTCATAGAGGTTGAGGGCATTCTGAACTCAAAACCGCTTGGCTATGCATCGGCTGACATAGCTGACCCAGATCCCATCACACCAAATCTTCTCTTGATGGGGCGGCATGATTCAGCACTGCCCCAGGCAGTTTACGGCCCCTCAGGCACTCTTTCAACCAGAAGATGGAGACACAGTCAGGTCATCAGTGACCACTTCTGGAAGCGGTTCATACAGAACTACCTCCCAGGACTGCAACTCCGACAGAAATGGAGGAAGTCCACTGACAACATGGCCGTGGGACAAGCTGTTATGATTGTGGACTCTAATCTGCCTAGAGGCCTTTGGCCTGTGGGTACCATTTCCCAAGTTTTTCCAGGGACTGATGGCATCATTCGAGCTGCTGAGGTCAAGGTTAAAGACAGTACCTACGTTCGCCCGGTGACTAAGCTGGTGGAACTGCCCAAAGTTCCTGAGGACTCAGATGATACTGTCTCAAAATAGAAGGACTTTAGCATGAGTGTATTTGCATACAAATACAGGGGCGGCTGTTAAAAGTCCGCTTGTTCACTTTAACTGTTTAGACTACGttacccatgatgcacctcggtatcTGTACTTCCGGTTGGGAACGTGTTCAGCGCAGTTCTGCACAGATGAGAGGTGTGTCGGAGGAGTCGGAGGATTAACGTTTTTCCTTgcattcctgtgtgtgttgaccCTGTGTGCGTGCTTATCATGTGAGTATTATAAGAAGAGAGGGATGATTGTTTGACTCTATCTGTGTAATCTGCTCTGTGTAATTTGCTACGTAAGAAGCTAGTCCCGTTGCTATCGCTAAGCTACGTTGTTGGCCTACTACAGGCAGCCTTGGTTGCAGCTGATACCTCATTTAATATACGACCTACTGTGCAGCATTGTGGTTGTAGGTGGATGTAACTACTTACTATGTTTATTACCTGAATCGTTGTAATCTGTAGAGGTCCTGTTTGCCAATGTATATACTAATTAGAAATTCATTTATGGTCTTAGGGTGCCATCTAGTGGCCATGGGGTTATGGCAGACTATATAACATTCCGCTGGAAACCCACACTACTGCAGAAGCAGTACACTGGTATTCATAAATGTTTGTTCTTTCTGTTTACAGATgaccacacacactcatatacaCTATCACACTCCCTTTACCTGCATGTGAATGCTGTAATGCAATCGCCTCCCCACCAAAGCTGTGCACCCTGTTGATGTCATCTGCCTCCTCCTTATTAAAGTTACTTGAACTACGTCACTGTGGAGTGCCATTCCTTCTGACCGAGGACGACTCAGTTGAAGCGTGATCGGCAATCAGTGCAAACATATATTAcaacttctttactgaaaccaaagaagcaggaatctgcagctttgaagacttccaggttgtgttcatctttgatggtctggatgagtgtcgacttcctctggacttccacaaaactgaGAACCTGACTGATGTTACAGTGTCCActtcagtggatgtgctgctgataaacctcatcaggggaacttgcttccctctgctcgcctctggataaccacatgacctgcagcagccagtcagatccctcctgactgtaTCGACATGGTCACATatgtcagagggttcactgacccacagaaggaggagtacttcaggaagagattcagagatgaagaacaagccagcaggatcatctcccacatcaagacatcacgaagcctccacatcatgtgccacattcCAGTCTtcagctggatcactgctacagttctggaggatgtgctgaaaaccagagagggaaGACAACtacccaagaccctgactgagatgtacatccacttcctggtgatTCAGGCCAAAGtaaagaaggtcaagtatgatggaggagctgagacagatccacactggactccagagagcaggaagatgattgagtctctgggaaaactggcttttgatcagttgcagaaaggaaacctgatcttctatgaatcagacctgacagagtgtggcatcgatatcagagcagcctcagtgtactcaggagtgctcacacagatctttaaagaggagagaggactgtaccaggacaaggtgttctgcttcatccatctgagtgttcaggagtttctggctgctcttcatgtccatctgaccttcatcaactctggagtcACTCTGCTTTAAGAGCAACAGACAGCCTCCAAGAGGTCAAAACCAAGAAAATCTACAGAGACACACTTCTATCAAAGTGCTGtggacaaggccttacagagtccaaatggacacctggacttgttcctccgcttcctcctgggtctttcactgcagaccagccagactctcctacgaggtctgctgacacagacaggaagtagctcacagaccaatcaggaaacaattcagtacatcaaggagaagctcaaggagaatctgtctgcagagaaaagcatcaatctgctccactgtctgaatgaactgaatgatcgttgtCTAGTGAAAGAGATCCAACAGTCTCTGAGTTCAGGAAGTCTCTCTACAGAccaactgtctcctgctcagtggtcagctctggtcttcatcttactgtcatcagaagaaGATCTGGATGTTTTTGAcatgaagaaatactctgcttcagaggaggtcCTTCTGAGAATGCTTCCAGTGGTCAGAGCTTCCAGcaaagctctgtaagtacaCAGATAGCATttatttgtgaataaaaacGATACAAAGTAGCTTAcaactaaagaaaaaataaaacccatttgtattttgtattgtttcTTCAGGCTAAGTTGCTGCAACCTTTCAgaaagaagctgtgaagctctttCCACAGTTCTCTGTTCCCAGTCCTGTAGTCTAAAAGaactggacctgagtaacaacaacCTGCAAGATTCAGGCGTGAAGCTTCTCTCAGTGGGACTTGAAAGTCTTCATTgtacactggaaactctcaggtcagatCAAGAGCTTTTTGCACAAATTAAAATTTAGATAGGAAAGACATGGTTATAACTTACTCTCTTACTCAGTTATTGTATATTTACTCTTTCAAGAAACTTTAGAAACATTTTATCATATTTGACAGCACACAGCAGTTCTGTGAATCTGTTGATTTGTGTGTCTCTAGtttgtcaggctgtctgatcacagaagAAGGTTGTACTTCTCTTGCATCAGCTATcagctccaacccctcccatctgaaaGAGCTGGATCTGAGTTACAATCACTCAGGAGGCTTAGGGATGCAACGGTTGTCAGCTGGACTGAATGATCCATGCTGGAAACTGGAAAATCTGAGGTATTGAGAGGCTTGTTGCAGCCACACACGAATAGATAGAGAACACACATTAAGTTTAAATTTTAAGTATGTAGGATC is part of the Pelmatolapia mariae isolate MD_Pm_ZW linkage group LG23, Pm_UMD_F_2, whole genome shotgun sequence genome and encodes:
- the LOC134620413 gene encoding NACHT, LRR and PYD domains-containing protein 3-like, with amino-acid sequence MRHTFDELGLLEDNIITFVKNELKKIQKVLSLDYKDSEMEDETVLHCENEEQWRSSREAVLKITVNFLRRMKQEELVDRVQSRTPSRVRQQNLKYKLKKKFQRVFEGIAEAGNTTLLNQIYTELYITEGGTEEVNDEHEVRQIETVSRKPDRPEITIRQEDIFKASPGRDEPIRTVLTKGVAGIGKTVLTEKYTLDWAEDKANQDVQFIFPFTFRELNVLKEEKFSLVELVHHFC
- the LOC134620310 gene encoding uncharacterized protein LOC134620310; the protein is MANPQDRGASSSPRPKREKKLPGHLVDYEHNLTEPSKSSRAPSSSSSSDYEEEERWQKMESVWNSVLQHMTQLQVSMEETRGTLLERVERLEQASKPGSPLPPETGALEQRQHISSITQAPPLQPSSEVLHETTEPLTVPVVPSEQDTTTPVNMLTPVATSAPSPPRKVSLHTQPVLHPATYVAASTPLRRPERCTAEPFSYQQSEHHLLMGRPDRMQLLHPAAPADQPLRRAHLSAHQLSQPVDPVSLWQTSHPAAPVFQARHPANPVYLQQPPHPADPTYQPSRPPELVTQPSQWAEAHHPVPRILHPEALPDPAGKYYVPYPSGSNYSSSSAAEHHNPQVATTSPAGTPLPNLMEMMVASSYGIPKPKLVIFRSGRESDFALLKKGLDSTLGPHSHLGEDYKYQVLLDHLEHPSALQVAKRYIHDRTPYTSAMRALEQRYGQPRQLVQSELSTILNCPPIRTGDSQAIEDLSLSVSSLVGLLSTMDEVAASELHCGSHVDRLLTKLPLNYRDSFIEYCITRGIIRTGSSRTYNMYDFSEWLERKSQVLQLSRQASQMPPDRSRPEKNLLKASAGLKPHNKSASIYYGPNPPQAQLRQEVESTAPDPTVQPKKRQKFKPYCPYCEGTEHYLNGCDGFKRLDLKAMATWITGKAKCWRCGRKHSPEQCTLKKPCSTCGDQHLSVLHDLVEAKKRDPNILTVSTSMVYLDYSSHSGRVMLKVVPIQLHHGGKSLDTFAVLDDGSEKTVVLPAAVKSLGLEQQEATLSLRTIRRDVIQMKGGFVSFQVSPRAKPKVRYKVTHAFTADQLSLATQSCPADQLKKKYLHLQKAQIEGFNQVQPLVLIGSDNAHLITPVRPVLRGSSKGPVAVCTKLGWAIQGPASSMPTSEGDLQCLNMCLSPAETLHQDVKRLWQLDASPYRTEKEVTRSKEDREALAMLETKTIRVPVDDVERYATPLLRRRDFPRMSVSPEAVKGLLRSTERKLAKHPDLTLTYSQEIHRLVDSGYVVKLSPEETHSSSESWYVPHHMVHHNNKARVVFNCSFEFQGTVLNHYLLPGPPLGPTLLGVLLRFRQHPVAVSGDIKAMFHQIRLLPEDCPLLRFLWRDCETDRPPDVYEWRVLPFGTTCSPCCAIFALQRHAREHEDTHKDICDSVHTAFYVDNCLQSLSNPEEAKQLIDRMRDLLSQGGFEIRQWASNVPEVVAHLPASARSESCELWLNFKSLDPQESTLGLSWHCPTDVLGYKHRPITYSTVTLRNVYKVLATQYDPLGYICPYTTRAKLIVQALWSTERGWDEPIEGNLLQSWLEWEGELSHLQHVTIPRCYAPPHNSSNVTYEAHIFCDASEKAYGAVAYLRVIEQQLPIATSFLLARSRVAPRKQVSMPRLELCAALTGAQLARVLQTELTIRLQSIYLWTDSTTVLQWIQSSSCRYKVFVGTRICEIQELTSPEQWRYVTSDLNPADDITRGKHLADLTVPNRWSHGPPFLSQTADTWPKLPTEFPACSEAELRKTAFCGHASVSPTLPDPTQYATLDELIAATHRILHGAADTPITAAEQLETKTMLLRSAQTDSFAEDAKALQIGHPVRSDSRLSVLSPEYESLTGLIRVGGRLRRAADLDPDSIHPIVLAAEHPLTKLIIKTYDDQLLHPGAERLFAEIRRTYWILRGRQAIKKHQHQCVDCRRWRASPSTPKMADLPSSRLRLYKPPFWSTGVDCFGPYTIKIGRRREKRWGIIYKCLTTRCLHLDLLPSLDTDSFLMSLRRFIARRGKPYEMWSDRGTNFRGGHRELQTAFENMEPDLKQQLAKQTINFCFNPPHSPHFGGAWEREIRAVKSALQVVLKDQVVAEEVLLTALIEVEGILNSKPLGYASADIADPDPITPNLLLMGRHDSALPQAVYGPSGTLSTRRWRHSQVISDHFWKRFIQNYLPGLQLRQKWRKSTDNMAVGQAVMIVDSNLPRGLWPVGTISQVFPGTDGIIRAAEVKVKDSTYVRPVTKLVELPKVPEDSDDTVSK